Part of the Halorussus sp. MSC15.2 genome is shown below.
TAGGTGATTCGCGCCATCCCCTCGAAGTGGGCGCCCCAGTTCAATAAGAGTGATTGCGGCGCTCGGGCGTCGCCGCGAGACCGCATGCGACACGCGTTTAGGGACCGCGCCCCCAATTCGGACCATGAGCAGTGAACGGGCCAACAGCGAGCGAACGAGACGCCGCCGGTCCCACCACTGGTACTGGGTGGCCGCCATCCCGGCGACGTTCCTCCTGTGGCTGGCGACTCTCGGGTGGCTCGCGCTGGCCTCCTCGTGGGAGGCGTTCGGATTCGGCGGCAACACGGTCGAACTCTCCCTCGTCGTGCTCGGCGTACCGTTCGTGTTCCTGACGGCCTACTTCCCGCTGGCGGTGTATCGGGACGCTGACTACGTGAACCGGACCAGCGGTAAGTGGGCACCCGAACCGATGCGGATGGCGCTGGCCGCCGGACTCGGTCTCGTCGTGATGATTCTAGTCGGCGTTCCGTCGCTGTTCTTCGGACTCCCGCCGACGTACGGGGTCGTCGCGGGGTTCGTCGTCAGCGTCCCCTTCGCGGCCTACTACCTCTCGAAGCGCCGCGAACACGTCGGCATCCCCGACGTGCCGTGGTGACTCACTCCGGGAGGTCCGTCTCCGCCTCGGCGTCGAGGTAGTCGTACAGCGCCCGGTAGAGGCCCGACGACTCGCTACCGTCGGTACCCGACCCGTCTTCTCCGTCGGACTCCCGCAGCGTCTCCCAGTCGCCGACCAGCGCGAGGAATCGCTCGGCGCGGGTCAGCGCGACGTTGAGTCGTCGCGGACCGTCCGGGTCGCGGCCGAGGAACCCCACGTCGCCGCGGTCGTTGCTCCGGACGAACGAAACGACGATAGCCTCGCGCTCGCCGCCCTGGAAGGAGTCGATGGTGTCCACCTCGACCTCCCGGTCGAGTCGCCCCCGAATCTCGTGGACCTGCCCCTCGTAGGGCGTGACGACGCCGACGTTCTCCGGGCGGACGCCGGCGTCGAGCAGTCGCTCGACTATCGAGACGACTTCCTCGGCCTCCGCCGGGTTGGCGTACGAGTGGGAGTCGTCGGTCCGCTCTGACCCCGACACGTCCGCGCGGACGACCGCCGGGAGGCCGTCTATCGGGGTCACGTCCCGGCCGTTCCGGAGCGCGCCGTCGTAGAACCTGTCGGCCGGGAAGCGGGCGATGGTCTCGTGCATTCGGTACTGGGTGGTTAGCATCGTGCCGAGTCGATGCCCGTACACGCCGCTAGACTGCCGGTCCGACGAGTCTCGCGAACCGGACGTTCGCTCACCCCCGTCCTCGGCGTAGAGATGCTCGAACAGCGAGTGGTGGCGGTCCTCGTCGGGAGTCGTCCGGGCGTCGAACGGCGGGAGTTGGCGGTGGTCGCCCGCGAGGACCAGACGGTCTCCCTCGACGGCCGGAACGAGCGTCGAGGGGACGGTCGATTGGGTCGCCTCGTCCACGACCACGAGGTCGAAGTCGGCGTCGAGTTCGGCCGCGCTGTTGTTGGTCGTCGCCACCACGTCGGCGGTGGCCGGGTCGCCCCCGCCGTGGCGGCCGTAGTTGTCCCGGACGAACGCCTCGTCGGAGTGGTCGGCGCGGTGGCGGGCGAGGTCGAACTCGTCCTCGACCGCGGCGTAGTAGTGGAGCGACCCCTCGTCGGGGTGGCCCTCGGCGCTGGCCCCGACGAGCAGGTTGTCCACGGCCTGATTCGAGTCGGCGCACGCGAGGACGCGCTCGCCGGTCTCGACCGCCCGGCGGACGACCTCGACCAGCGTCCGGGTCTTGCCGGTCCCCGGCGGGCCGTGGATGCAGAAGGCGTCGTCGGCGTAGCACGCCCGGGTCGCGGCGAGTTCCTGTCGCTCGTTCAGGTCTGGGTCGGCCGGGCGCGCCCGGCGACCGGTCTCGCAGGCGAACGTGGCGTCCCGGTTGCCGGTGAGCAGGTCGCGGAGACCGGGGTCCGACCGGGCGGCCTCGACCGCGTCGGCCTCCCGGCCCGTCGGCAGGTCGTTGAGCAGGAGCGAGAGACCGAGCGAGTCGGCGGATTCGAGGGCGTCTACCGCGGCGTCGGGGGCGTCCGCGTCGTCGGCGCGGAGCACGAGGTCGATAGTGAAGTCGGCGATTCGGTCCACCGTCGCCTCGACCGGGAGGCGGTCCGGCGCGGCGCTGGGGTCGTTGCTGTGGAGGAGAACGTCGTTTCCCTCGAAGATGCGAAAGCGGTCGGTCACGTCGCCGTGGGTGTTCTCGGCGAGGACGTGGAACCGGACGCGGTTCTCGTCGGTGCGGGAGAAGCCGCCGATGTCGGAAATCGCGGAGTCGCCGTCGGCGGCCCGCTGGCCGGGCGTGCGGTGGCTCGCCGTCTCGCGGTTTCGCTCACGTTCGCTCTCGCGCTCCGCATCGACGAACGCCGCGAGGCGGTCGAAGTAGTCGTCGGGGTCCTCGGAGCGCTCCGGCGGTTCGCGGCTCAGCGGGTGGTCGGCGTAGTCGGGGAGGTCGTCGGGTTCGAAGCCGGGGAGCCAGAACCGGACCCGGCGGGCCAGCGGTGTGTCCGCGAAGTCGTCGGCCGAGAGGGGTTCGGGGTCGCCGTCCGCGTCGAGGGAGACGAACACGTCGCCCCGGACCGGGTGGTCCTCGTAGACCACGTACTCGTCGGTGAGCGCGGCCGAGTCCGGTTCGTGGAGGGGGACGCAGAGCCAGTCGTCGCGGTCGGAATGGGCGAGGAATCGGGCGCGGTTCGGGAGGACGGAGACGAGTTCCTCGATAGGGAGCGAGTCGTCGGCACTCGGCGCGTCGGCGTCCGGTCCGCCGGGGCGTGCGAGGCCCTCGTCGTCGGGGCGCACGTGACGGGCGTCGCCGGGGTCGAACTGGCGGACGGCGTACTCGAACAAGAGAGTCACGGGTGGAACCGTTAGGAGAGCGAGGCGTAAAGCCTGATTGGGGGTGTCGAGGTGGAAACCGGAATCGCGTCCGCGAGGAGAACGAACAGGGTTTCAACCTCCGGCGCGGACGCTCACACATGAGCAAACACGGGACCGAGATACGCCTCGCCACGCGGGGGTCGGACCTCGCGCTCCGGCAGGCGGCCGAGGTGAAGGCCGCGCTGGAGGACCGGCGATTCGACGTGGAACTGGTGGAGGTCGAGACGACGGGCGACGAGATTCGGGACGAACTCATCCACCGCCTCGGCAAGACCGGGGCGTTCGTCCGGAGTCTGGACGAGAAGGTGCTGTCGGGGGAACTCGACGGCGCGATTCACTCGATGAAGGACATGCCGACCGACAGCCCCGAGGAACTGGTGGTCGCCGCCATCCCCGAACGCGCCAGCGCGAACGACGTGCTGATAACCCCGGACGGGACGGAACTGGACGAGCTCCCCGAGGGCGCGACTGTCGGCACCTCCAGCCTCCGACGGAAGGCCCAGTTGCTGAACTACCGCGACGACCTGAACGTCGAACCCCTCCGCGGGAACGTGGACACCCGCGCCGAGAAACTGCTCGCGCCCGCACTCCAGCGCGAACACGAGGAGCGAACGCAGGCCGAGAAGGAGAAGCAGTCGGACAAGGCGATGGCCCAGAAGGGCCACAAGAAGGAGTACGAGGGCGAGTTCGACCGGACCGTCGAAGAGTGGTTCAACGACCTCGCCGAGGTCGAGCGCCGGGCGTTAGAGCGGGAGGTCGAGACCGAGTACGACGCCATCGTCCTCGCGCAGGCCGGACTCGAACGGAGCGGTCTGGCCCACCACCTCGACTACGTCGAGTTGCCCAGCAGTCAGTTCGTCCCCGCACCCGGACAGGGTGCGCTCGCGCTGACCGCGCTCGACAGCGAACTCGCGGGCGACGTGAACACCGTCCTCGACCACCCCAGAACGCGGGTCGAGACCACCGTCGAGCGAACCATCCTCGCCGAGTTGGGCGGCGGATGCGTCGCGCCCATCGGTGTTCACGGCCTGATTCAGGGCGAGAACGTCCACGTGGACGTACAGGTGTTCTCGCAGGATGGCACGGAGGTCATCGAGGCCAGTCGGGACGTACCGGTCGAGAACCACGTCTCGGCCGCCAAGGAGTTCGCGGCCGACCTCGCCGAGCAGGGTGCCGACGACCTCATCGAGGCCGCGAAGGCCGACGACGAGGAACGAGAGAGCAAGCGGGGTGAGTCCGTCCATCAGGAGGACGAGTGAGATGAGTCGAGACGTGCGAGTCGCCGTCTTCCGACCCGACGACGAACGACTCGCCGAGGCCGAGCAACTGCTGGACTCGCTCGGTGCCGAGACCGTCGCCGACCCGATGCTGGAAGTCCGACCGACGGGCGAGACGCCGCGAGACGGGGCGTACGTCGTCCTGACGAGCAAGACCGGCGTGGAGTTGGCCGCGGAGGCCGGGTGGGACCCCGACGGCGCGACGGTCTGCGCCATCGGCGAGAGTACGGCCGAGGCGCTCCGCGACGCGGGATACGACGTGGACGTCGTGCCCGAGGAGTTCTCCTCGGCCGGACTGGTCGAAGCCCTCGAAGACGAGGTCGAGGGCGAACGCGTCGAAGTCGCCCGGAGCGACCACGGGAGCGACGTGCTGACGGACGGCCTCGCCGACGCGGGGGCCGACGTAAACGAAACTACGCTATATCAATTGGTGCGTCCCGAGGGGTCCGGCGAGTCGGCCGCCCTCGCGGCGGCGGGGGACCTCGACGCCGCCGTCTTCACCTCGTCGCTGACGGTGGGCCACTTCTTGGAGGCGGCCGAGGAGCGCGACGTCCGGGAGAAGGCAATCGCGGGTCTGAACGACGCCGTGGTCGGCGCTATCGGCGACCCGACCCGCGAGATGGCCGAGTCCGAGGGCATCGAGGTGGACGTGGTGCCCGAAGTCGCGGACTTCGAGGCGTTGGCCTGCGAGGTCGTGGAGACGGCCGCGCCGACGTATCACGAGTGACCGCGACGCCGGTAGCTATCTTCTCGCTCTCGGTCGAATTCCCGGACGGAACGCGGTTTCTGTCCGTCCCGCCGAGCGAATTTTCCGACGCGAACCCGAACGGCCCGACGAGCGTGACGGACCCGATACGCCGCTGTCCGGACCACGGTTTCGTGACCGCACCTGCCAGCGGTGACCCGGACTGTCCGGAGTGCGGCGCGGACGTCGAGCGAGTGCTCCCGGGCGAGCGCAGACGCCGCCTCTCGAAGTTCGTCAGCGGCGCGCTCCGCCACTTCCCCGACGAGGCCGGTCTCGAACTGGACGACAGCGGGTGGGCCGACTACGCCGCCCTCGAAGACGCGGTGGTTAGCAAGTACGAGTGGGCCGACCCGCAACTCCTCGCCGCGGTGGTCGCCACCGACCCCAAGGGCCGATTCGAGCGCGAAGGGGGTCGGATTCGCGCGGCGTACGGTCACTCGGTGGACGTGACGCTGGGAGCGAGTGAAAACGACGCCGAGAACGAGATTCCCGACCGACTCTACCACGGTACCGACCCGGACAATCTGGACTCGATTCACGCGGAGGGGTTACACTCCATGAACCGGCAGGAGGTTCACCTTTCGGGGACGCCCGCCGAGGCCCGTGAGGTGGGACGTCGGCACACCTCGAGTCCGGTCGTCCTCGAAATCGACGCGTCCGAGATGGTCGCGGACGGCCACCGAATCTCGAAGCGCGGCGCGGAGACGTACACCGCCGACGAGGTACCGCCGGAGTATTTGGACGTTCGAGAGCAGGAGGAGAGGGACTGAGACGGACGGGAGGACTCCGAAGCGGGAGACGCAGAACTTTATAAGTAATAACGACTTACCTTGCTCCGAATGGCTTCCGCTGGTCCAGTTCCCGCTCTCGCAGAGCGCGCCGCCGCGTGCGCCGACCGCTTGCGAGACGCCGACGAGGTGTTGCTCGCGTCCCACATCGACGCCGACGGACTGACGAGTGCGGCGATAGCGTCGCGGGCGCTCGAACGCGCGGGCGTCCCGTTCGAGACCGTCTTCAGCAAGCAGTTGGACGCCGACGAAATCGCGTCCATCGCGGCGACCGACTACGAGACGGTGCTGTTCACCGACTTCGGGAGCGGCCAGTTGGACCTCATCGCCGACCACGAGCGGGCGGGCGAGTTCACCCCGGTTATCGCCGACCACCACCAACCGGCAGAGGCGGACACCGAGTTCCACCTGAATCCGCTGTTGTTCGACATCGACGGCTCCTCGGAACTCTCAGGCGCGGGTGCGGCGTACGTCCTCGCGCGCGCGTTGGAACCAAACGGGACCGACAACCGCGACTTGGCGGCGCTCGCGGTGGTCGCGCAGTCGGCGACATGCAGACGACCGACGGTGAACTCGTCGGGGCGAACCAGTCCATCGTCTCCGAAGGCGTCGAGGCGGGCGTCGTGGAGACGGCGACCGACCTGACGCTGTACGGCAAACAGACGCGGCCACTGCCGAAACTGCTCGAATACGCCAGCGACGCGTACATCCCCGGCATCACGAACGACGAGAGCGGCGCGCTCCGGTTTCTCGACGGTCTCGACGTGGACCTGAAAAACGAGGACGGCGAGTGGCGGTGCTGGGTGGACCTGAACGAGGACGAACGCAGTACGGTCTCGAACGCGCTCCTCCAGCGCGCCGTGTCGAGGGGCGTCAGTTCCGACCGAATCGAGGGACTCGTCGGGACGAGCTACGTCCTCACCGCCGAACCCGAGGGCACCGAACTCCGGGACGTGAGCGAGTTCTCCACCCTCCTGAACGCGACGGCGCGCTACGAACGTGCCGACGTGGGGCTGGCGGTCTGCCTCGGCAACCGCGACGGGGCGCTCGACTGCGCGCAGAACCTGCTCGCCAACCACCGGCGGAACCTCTCGGAGGGTCTCCGGTTCGTCGAGCGCGAGGGCGTCACCCGCGAGGAGCACATCCAGTGGTTCCACGCCGGAGACGAAATCCGCGAGACCATCGTCGGTATCGTCGCCGGGATGGCGGTCGGGTCGGACGGCATCGAGCGCGGGACGCCCATCGTCGCCTTCGCCGAGAAGACCGACGACGGAGAGGTGACGGAGGTGAAGGTCTCGGCACGCGCCACGCCATCGCTCACGCGCCGCGGTCTCGACCTCTCGGTGGTGATGCGCGAGGCGTCGCAGGCGGTCGGCGGCGACGGCGGCGGTCACAACGTCGCCGCGGGCGCGACGGTGCCGAAGGGCACCGAGGAGGAGTTCGTCGAGCGCGCCGACGAACTCGTGGGCGAGCAGTTAGGATAGCCGACGGCGAGACAGAACGGGACACACGTATTTTCGAGCGGTTACGGTCGATAGCACCGCCGTTCCGCGGGCCTGTGAGTTCGAAGTGACGGATTGAGCGTCTCTGTCCGCCAAATTCGGCGACCGCGTCGAGGTTCCTCTGGCAGCTATCGTCGAGCGAGGGGACAGAATTAATATCGCGGTATTTGATTTATGAGAGTGGTGGTGCCGATTTACCCCGACTTACCGAATTACGTGACGAGACGGAAGATAGCTAACCGGAACAGCCACCTCACGCTCGGCGAGTCATCCGAGTCAGTAGGCGCGTACCGAAATTCACTCAGTCGAGTCGGACGGTCAGGCGTACGTCGGGGAAACCATCGGTGCCGGCGGGAAGGAAGGTCCCGAAGCGACGGGAGTTCTCAGTACTAGATGGGAGAACGTGGACTGGTCCGGAGTTGTATTCTACTGTTGTCCTCGCGCACGCGCGACCGTTACTCACGGGCCACCGCGACGCGGCATCGCCCGACTTTTATCCGCGCTCGTCCAATTCCGGCACATGAGCGACTTCGACCCCGAGAAGTTCGAGGACAAGTACGTCCACTACTTCAACGAACTCCAGAAGGCGTACAAGAACGCGTTCAACCGACTCAACGAACGGTACGACTCCGAACTCATTCACGCCATCGACCAGCAGATTCTGAACGAGTCCGAACCCTTCTACGAGGGTGACGGCGAGTTCCGCGTCGAACTCCCGGAGAACCCGACCGAGCGCGTGCAGGCCATCGTAGTGGACGACGAGAAACTCGAAGAGATGCTCGATATCTACGTCGAAGAAATCGAGACGGAACTTCGTCGCGTGTTCGGTTTCGAGTCCGAGAGCGAGGCGTAGTTCAGATTCAGCCAACGCGGATACGGCGGTTTTTCAGCGGTATTCCGACGTTCCTCTGTGTGGGCCACGTAAGGGGACTGAGCCGGGGTTGGTCGCTATAAATTACCTATCGCTATATTCAATACCGGCTTGAGTCTCGACTTCGACCGATACGCAGCGAGAATCCGACGAGTGTAGCCGAGTTCGAAGCCATCGAGGCGGCGGGTCGGTTCTCCTCCGTGCGAGGATTAGGGACACACGGGCGCGGGGAGACGGTGAACTGTGTATAGAGCGTTTCAGTCGAAGCGTAGCTCTCCAGGACGATTACCACGTGACCCCTCGCTCGGGAGAAGCGGTTTCAGAGCATCCAATCACGATTCCTATCCGGACAACGAGTTCCGGGGGCGACCGCGGGTGTCCATCGAGTAGAGGCGACCTGAGCAGGTTCGACGTGAGGCCGGATTCGAGATTCGTTCAGTGAATATCGATTTACGGTTAATATATCCTATTCGTCTTTAGTTATCAATTCCCGACAGTGTTTAAACGAATGTGTTTATTAATCTAAGATACAGTTATTACACCACCATCCAATTCACAAGTCGAAGCAATGGTTGAAAAAGAAAACCGCGTAAATAGAAGTCGTCGTAGTGCGATAA
Proteins encoded:
- a CDS encoding RNA 2'-phosphotransferase encodes the protein MTDPIRRCPDHGFVTAPASGDPDCPECGADVERVLPGERRRRLSKFVSGALRHFPDEAGLELDDSGWADYAALEDAVVSKYEWADPQLLAAVVATDPKGRFEREGGRIRAAYGHSVDVTLGASENDAENEIPDRLYHGTDPDNLDSIHAEGLHSMNRQEVHLSGTPAEAREVGRRHTSSPVVLEIDASEMVADGHRISKRGAETYTADEVPPEYLDVREQEERD
- a CDS encoding DUF5783 family protein, whose translation is MSDFDPEKFEDKYVHYFNELQKAYKNAFNRLNERYDSELIHAIDQQILNESEPFYEGDGEFRVELPENPTERVQAIVVDDEKLEEMLDIYVEEIETELRRVFGFESESEA
- the hemC gene encoding hydroxymethylbilane synthase; its protein translation is MSKHGTEIRLATRGSDLALRQAAEVKAALEDRRFDVELVEVETTGDEIRDELIHRLGKTGAFVRSLDEKVLSGELDGAIHSMKDMPTDSPEELVVAAIPERASANDVLITPDGTELDELPEGATVGTSSLRRKAQLLNYRDDLNVEPLRGNVDTRAEKLLAPALQREHEERTQAEKEKQSDKAMAQKGHKKEYEGEFDRTVEEWFNDLAEVERRALEREVETEYDAIVLAQAGLERSGLAHHLDYVELPSSQFVPAPGQGALALTALDSELAGDVNTVLDHPRTRVETTVERTILAELGGGCVAPIGVHGLIQGENVHVDVQVFSQDGTEVIEASRDVPVENHVSAAKEFAADLAEQGADDLIEAAKADDEERESKRGESVHQEDE
- a CDS encoding AAA domain-containing protein — protein: MTLLFEYAVRQFDPGDARHVRPDDEGLARPGGPDADAPSADDSLPIEELVSVLPNRARFLAHSDRDDWLCVPLHEPDSAALTDEYVVYEDHPVRGDVFVSLDADGDPEPLSADDFADTPLARRVRFWLPGFEPDDLPDYADHPLSREPPERSEDPDDYFDRLAAFVDAERESERERNRETASHRTPGQRAADGDSAISDIGGFSRTDENRVRFHVLAENTHGDVTDRFRIFEGNDVLLHSNDPSAAPDRLPVEATVDRIADFTIDLVLRADDADAPDAAVDALESADSLGLSLLLNDLPTGREADAVEAARSDPGLRDLLTGNRDATFACETGRRARPADPDLNERQELAATRACYADDAFCIHGPPGTGKTRTLVEVVRRAVETGERVLACADSNQAVDNLLVGASAEGHPDEGSLHYYAAVEDEFDLARHRADHSDEAFVRDNYGRHGGGDPATADVVATTNNSAAELDADFDLVVVDEATQSTVPSTLVPAVEGDRLVLAGDHRQLPPFDARTTPDEDRHHSLFEHLYAEDGGERTSGSRDSSDRQSSGVYGHRLGTMLTTQYRMHETIARFPADRFYDGALRNGRDVTPIDGLPAVVRADVSGSERTDDSHSYANPAEAEEVVSIVERLLDAGVRPENVGVVTPYEGQVHEIRGRLDREVEVDTIDSFQGGEREAIVVSFVRSNDRGDVGFLGRDPDGPRRLNVALTRAERFLALVGDWETLRESDGEDGSGTDGSESSGLYRALYDYLDAEAETDLPE
- a CDS encoding uroporphyrinogen-III synthase, which encodes MSRDVRVAVFRPDDERLAEAEQLLDSLGAETVADPMLEVRPTGETPRDGAYVVLTSKTGVELAAEAGWDPDGATVCAIGESTAEALRDAGYDVDVVPEEFSSAGLVEALEDEVEGERVEVARSDHGSDVLTDGLADAGADVNETTLYQLVRPEGSGESAALAAAGDLDAAVFTSSLTVGHFLEAAEERDVREKAIAGLNDAVVGAIGDPTREMAESEGIEVDVVPEVADFEALACEVVETAAPTYHE